The DNA segment CTTGTTGGAATGAGTGCAGCATCATTGCTTTATGTTGCAATCAAAAAATCCAAAGAACTTCCTTCGGATAAAAACATAGTTGTGATTCTACCAGATAGTGGTATGAAATACTTAAGCACGCAACTATTTGAAGATTAACCTAATTTTCCGTATTTATCTTTAAACACTCCTAACGGAAAGTATTTTATCATTTCCTTCTCAATCCACTTATTTGCTTCAACTGGAGAAAGATACCACTCATTAGGACAAGGACTAAGAACTTCAACAAAAGTATAACCTTTTCCCTCTATTTGCAACCTGAAGGCCTTTTTTACCGCTTGTTTTGTTGCATTGATTGTCTTAGCTGAGGTGATGGCAGTTCTTTCAACATATACGGGTGCTTCGAGCATAGCTATCATTTCTGCTATTCTCATAGGGTAACCTTCAGTATCCGGATTTCTTCCATATGGTGAAGTTTTCGTAACCTGTCCTGGGATTGTAGTAGGTGCCATTTGTCAACCTGTCATCCCATAGGTAGCATTATTGACGAATATAATGGTAATATTTTCTCCTCTATTGGCAGCATGTAATGTTTCTGCAAGACCAATAGCTGCAAGGTCACCATCTCCTTGATATCCAAACACTATTAGCTCTGGTCTTGCTCTCTTTATCCCCGTTGCAACTGCAGCAACTCTGCCGTGTGCAGCTTCACACATATCAATATCCCAATAGTCATAAGCACTTACTGCACACCCAACAGGTGCTATCCCAATCACCCTTTCTCTTATATCAAGCTCATCTATAACCTCAGCAATGACTCTGTGTAATATTCCATGTCCACAGCCTGGGCAATAGTGAGGCTTGTTATCGGTCATGGATTTAGGTTTATCAAAAATCAATTTCGTCATTTTACCCTCCAAAAAATCTACGCTTTAAGTAACTCAAGAGTATGTTCCATAATTTTCTTTTCCTCGGGCAAAGTTCCACCCATTCTACCGTAGAAATTAACAGGTTTGTAATCCTTCACAGAAAGTCTCACATCCTCTACCATCTGTCCAGCACTCATTTCAACAACTAAGAACCCCCTAAGGTGCCTTTGCAAAGCAAGCTCCATAAGTCTGTATTCTGGAAAGGGATACACACTTTGTAGCCTAAAAGTTCCAACCTTATATCCTTCAGCTCTCATCTTCTTCGTAACTGATTTACATATTCTAGCAGGTATACCATAGGCAACAAGTATAACCTCAGCATCTTCTACCATAAACTCTTCATACATTACAAATTCAGCTTTTATTCTTGCATATTTTTGCTGAAGTTTCATATTATTAATTTCAACACCGGTATCATCAAGCCAAAGGGTTCTTACAACATTTCTAGGTCTTCCTTTAGCACCTGTCAAAGCCCAAGGTTTTTCGTAGACCTTGGGAGTGTAGTTCTGTGGAAACTCTGCGGGTTCAACCATCTGTCCGACTATACCATCAACAAGGATGAGCACAGGAATGAGGTATTTATCAGCTAGTTCAAATGCTAAAATAGTCAGATCTATCATCTCTTGCACATATGCAGGAGTCAAAACTATGAGTCTGTAGTCTCCATGTCCTCCTCCCTTCACAGCCTGAAAATAATCCCCTTGAGCACCAGCTATGTTTCCTAACCCAGGACCTCCTCTCATAACATTGGCAATAACACAAGGAAGATGCCCTGCAGCAAGGTAGGAGACCCCTTCTTGCATAAGACTGAAGCCGGGAGATGAAGTTGTTGTCATAGCTTTGACACCAGCAGCAGCAGCACCAAAGACCATATTGATCGCTGCAGTCTCACTCTCAGCTTGCAAAAAAACCCCCCCAACCTCTTTCATTCTTCTAGCCATGTAAGCACTTATTTCGTTCTGAGGA comes from the Brevinematia bacterium genome and includes:
- the vorB gene encoding 3-methyl-2-oxobutanoate dehydrogenase subunit VorB; protein product: MMKQLLKGNEVLAEAAILAGCRYYFGYPITPQNEISAYMARRMKEVGGVFLQAESETAAINMVFGAAAAGVKAMTTTSSPGFSLMQEGVSYLAAGHLPCVIANVMRGGPGLGNIAGAQGDYFQAVKGGGHGDYRLIVLTPAYVQEMIDLTILAFELADKYLIPVLILVDGIVGQMVEPAEFPQNYTPKVYEKPWALTGAKGRPRNVVRTLWLDDTGVEINNMKLQQKYARIKAEFVMYEEFMVEDAEVILVAYGIPARICKSVTKKMRAEGYKVGTFRLQSVYPFPEYRLMELALQRHLRGFLVVEMSAGQMVEDVRLSVKDYKPVNFYGRMGGTLPEEKKIMEHTLELLKA